A single region of the Hoeflea prorocentri genome encodes:
- a CDS encoding acyl-CoA dehydrogenase family protein, whose translation MSDMNLGITDKVAPLLEEVRTMVRDEILPLEEEFLGEVDKDDRWTYTPRQTEILEGLKTKARERGLWNFWLTDSDRGYGLTTVEYAYLAEEMGKASIGAEVFNCSAPDTGNMEVLERYCSDSQKDRWLAPLLEGKIRSAYLMTEPDVASSDATNIAMRCERDGDDYVLNGEKWWSSGAGDPRCEIYIVMVKTGGDDQPKHQRHSMVLVPADTPGIEKLRAMQVYGHDDAPHGHLHIRFTDVRVPADSLILGEGRGFEIAQGRLGPGRIHHCMRAIGQAERALEMMCQRSLRREAFGKPLAKLGANYDIIAECRMDIEMARLLCLKAAWMMDQGDARAAAPWISQIKVVAPRVALKVTDEAVQMYGGEGVSQDTPLARAWTGLRTLRLADGPDAVHRMQVARKELKQYTQERV comes from the coding sequence ATGTCTGACATGAATTTGGGTATTACCGACAAGGTCGCACCGCTGCTTGAAGAGGTTCGCACGATGGTGCGGGATGAGATTCTTCCGCTTGAGGAAGAATTTCTGGGCGAAGTGGACAAGGATGACCGGTGGACTTACACACCCCGACAGACCGAGATTCTCGAGGGCTTGAAGACGAAGGCCAGGGAAAGAGGCCTCTGGAACTTCTGGCTTACCGACTCAGATCGCGGTTACGGACTGACAACCGTAGAATATGCATATCTCGCGGAGGAAATGGGCAAGGCCAGCATAGGGGCGGAAGTCTTCAACTGTTCGGCTCCGGATACCGGAAATATGGAGGTGCTCGAGCGCTACTGCAGCGACAGCCAAAAAGACAGATGGCTGGCACCGCTGCTGGAAGGGAAAATCAGATCAGCCTACCTGATGACCGAGCCGGACGTTGCCTCTTCCGACGCTACGAATATCGCCATGCGTTGCGAGCGCGACGGTGACGACTACGTTCTCAACGGAGAAAAGTGGTGGTCATCCGGCGCGGGCGATCCGCGCTGTGAAATCTACATCGTTATGGTCAAGACCGGTGGCGACGATCAGCCCAAGCATCAGCGTCATTCTATGGTACTGGTCCCGGCCGATACGCCCGGCATCGAAAAACTGCGCGCAATGCAGGTTTATGGTCACGATGATGCACCGCATGGCCACCTGCATATACGCTTCACCGATGTGCGCGTACCGGCGGACAGCCTCATTCTTGGTGAGGGACGCGGTTTTGAAATCGCGCAAGGACGCCTGGGTCCAGGCCGCATTCACCATTGCATGCGAGCCATCGGACAGGCCGAGCGTGCCCTGGAAATGATGTGTCAGCGTTCGCTTCGACGCGAGGCTTTCGGAAAACCACTTGCCAAACTTGGCGCCAACTATGACATCATTGCCGAATGCCGCATGGATATCGAGATGGCGCGTCTGCTTTGCCTGAAGGCAGCCTGGATGATGGATCAGGGCGACGCGCGTGCTGCAGCGCCGTGGATCAGCCAGATCAAGGTGGTGGCTCCGAGGGTTGCACTCAAGGTAACGGATGAAGCGGTTCAGATGTATGGCGGTGAAGGCGTTTCGCAGGATACTCCCCTCGCCCGCGCATGGACAGGATTGCGGACGTTGCGGCTTGCCGACGGGCCGGATGCTGTCCATCGCATGCAGGTCGCCCGCAAGGAACTGAAGCAATACACCCAGGAGCGTGTCTGA
- a CDS encoding NADPH:quinone oxidoreductase family protein → MKAVVCEAYGPLENLEYKDIDDPHVKDHTVVVRSEAIGVNYPDGLLVKGLYQMKPPTPFVPGMEVAGIVESVGSAVEKFKPGDRVAALGQLGGYAELVAVPQAAVFPLPPDMDAANACALLCAYGTSHHALKQRAELKPGETIAILGAAGSTGIAAIQIAKVMGARVIAVASSPEKQSAARAAGADDVIGYDNLKDDLKGLTGGKGVDVLFDPVGGDAFDAACRAMARKGRLLVVGFASGRIPELPANLTLVKEFSLVGVFWGSFTQHEPQTYADNMKELIGWYLEGKVKPHIEGRYPLQQAADVLTRVLDRGAVGKLVLVPEGA, encoded by the coding sequence ATGAAGGCAGTCGTTTGCGAGGCATATGGTCCGCTGGAAAACCTTGAATACAAGGATATCGATGATCCGCACGTCAAGGACCATACGGTGGTGGTCAGATCCGAGGCCATCGGTGTGAATTATCCTGATGGCCTTTTGGTCAAGGGTTTATACCAGATGAAGCCGCCAACGCCCTTTGTTCCGGGAATGGAAGTTGCCGGCATCGTTGAATCAGTCGGATCGGCGGTGGAGAAATTCAAACCGGGAGACCGTGTCGCAGCGCTCGGACAACTGGGCGGCTATGCCGAGCTGGTTGCTGTGCCCCAGGCCGCTGTCTTTCCGCTCCCACCGGACATGGATGCGGCCAATGCATGCGCCTTGCTATGTGCCTATGGAACGTCTCATCACGCGCTTAAGCAGCGGGCCGAACTCAAGCCAGGCGAGACCATTGCAATATTGGGCGCCGCCGGCTCGACCGGTATCGCCGCGATCCAGATCGCCAAGGTCATGGGGGCAAGGGTGATTGCCGTGGCATCTTCCCCGGAAAAGCAGTCCGCGGCGCGCGCTGCCGGCGCTGATGACGTCATTGGCTACGACAACCTCAAGGACGATCTGAAAGGCCTGACCGGCGGCAAGGGTGTCGATGTGCTCTTTGATCCCGTCGGCGGGGATGCATTTGATGCGGCATGCCGCGCCATGGCCCGCAAGGGGCGGCTTCTTGTGGTTGGATTTGCCTCGGGCCGCATACCGGAACTGCCTGCCAATCTGACGTTGGTGAAAGAATTCTCATTGGTTGGTGTCTTCTGGGGCTCGTTCACACAACACGAACCGCAGACCTATGCAGACAATATGAAGGAGCTGATCGGCTGGTACCTTGAAGGCAAGGTCAAACCTCATATTGAAGGTCGGTATCCGCTGCAGCAGGCTGCCGACGTGCTGACAAGGGTGCTTGACCGCGGCGCTGTCGGCAAGCTCGTTCTTGTACCTGAAGGAGCTTGA
- a CDS encoding alcohol dehydrogenase catalytic domain-containing protein, giving the protein MTLPKETFALVQKHDGYSGTSEGPHIESLDLYLEPATIALPELADGQVLIRMAMASINPSDLHYIKGEYGHPRVKGAAAGFEGVGEVVAGNGDYATSLVGKRVAFTVDPAGSGTWADYAITSAKVCIPVRDDMRDEDAAGHVVNPLTAMAMFDIVRASQTGSFILTAANSQLCKLLTALGRDHDIAPIAIVRKQEQEEHLRELGAKHVLNSSSDGFAEELKNIIRSEKPRVMLDAVANQTSSDIFTAMPNRARWVVYGKLDPTPPVLNEMGQFIFMEKRVEGFWLTRWFMNTPLDEQIRIIGEVQERFVSGKWQTEVGAKIGLKDAMSDLAGALQNANGKVMLVP; this is encoded by the coding sequence ATGACATTACCCAAAGAGACGTTCGCATTGGTGCAAAAGCATGACGGCTACTCGGGAACGTCCGAAGGTCCGCACATTGAAAGCCTGGACCTTTATCTGGAACCTGCAACCATAGCGTTGCCCGAACTTGCGGACGGTCAGGTGCTCATCCGCATGGCCATGGCATCGATCAATCCGTCCGATCTTCATTATATCAAGGGCGAGTACGGACACCCCCGGGTGAAGGGCGCTGCGGCGGGCTTTGAAGGCGTTGGCGAAGTGGTTGCCGGGAACGGTGACTATGCGACCTCACTGGTGGGCAAGCGTGTTGCGTTTACGGTCGATCCGGCAGGATCCGGAACATGGGCCGATTATGCAATCACCTCTGCCAAAGTCTGCATTCCGGTGCGTGACGACATGCGCGATGAGGATGCGGCGGGCCATGTCGTCAATCCGCTTACGGCGATGGCTATGTTCGACATTGTCCGCGCATCGCAAACCGGCAGTTTTATACTGACCGCCGCCAACAGCCAGCTGTGCAAACTGCTTACCGCGCTCGGACGCGATCATGATATTGCGCCGATCGCGATCGTGCGCAAGCAGGAGCAGGAAGAGCATTTGCGGGAACTTGGCGCGAAACATGTGCTCAACAGTTCCAGCGACGGTTTTGCAGAAGAGCTCAAGAACATCATAAGGTCCGAAAAACCAAGGGTGATGCTGGATGCGGTCGCCAATCAGACGTCTTCCGACATCTTCACCGCCATGCCGAACCGGGCACGCTGGGTGGTCTACGGCAAGCTCGACCCGACGCCGCCGGTGTTGAATGAGATGGGACAGTTCATCTTCATGGAAAAGCGTGTGGAGGGGTTCTGGCTGACGCGGTGGTTCATGAACACCCCGCTCGACGAGCAAATCCGGATTATCGGCGAAGTACAGGAACGTTTTGTGTCAGGTAAGTGGCAAACGGAAGTCGGCGCCAAGATAGGTCTCAAGGACGCCATGTCCGATCTGGCCGGCGCACTACAAAATGCCAATGGAAAGGTCATGCTGGTTCCGTAG
- a CDS encoding branched-chain amino acid ABC transporter permease, producing the protein MDILQLIVSGLANGCVYGLIALGFVLIYKATESVNFAQGDFMMLGAFITLGFTNAHYMDLPFWLSVLLAISIMGVLGYLLDFVILRRMFGQSQVAVVILTIALGFVIRFIAGAIWGHEPQSLESPIAGSELRFGGLVLGLDEVWVIIITLLLTGVLYLFFARTKLGVAMQASSQNQLAAYYMGIPVKRIHSLIWGLSGIVATIAGILFASKGSIDPAAGLLGIKAFAAAVIGGFGSLPGALLGGIIIGLVEPFAARYMPAGYSQIFPYLILIVMLVVRPHGILSQIQTKKV; encoded by the coding sequence GTGGATATATTGCAACTGATTGTTAGCGGGTTGGCCAATGGGTGCGTTTATGGCCTGATCGCTCTTGGGTTCGTGTTGATCTACAAGGCGACAGAGTCAGTGAATTTCGCGCAGGGCGACTTCATGATGCTGGGCGCCTTTATCACACTCGGCTTTACCAACGCCCATTATATGGACCTGCCCTTCTGGCTGTCGGTTCTCCTGGCCATTTCGATCATGGGCGTGCTCGGCTATCTGCTGGACTTTGTCATATTGCGCAGAATGTTCGGCCAGTCGCAGGTTGCCGTCGTGATCCTGACCATCGCGCTGGGTTTTGTCATCCGCTTTATCGCCGGCGCCATCTGGGGCCACGAACCGCAATCGCTGGAATCGCCTATTGCCGGCAGTGAATTGCGATTTGGCGGTCTTGTACTGGGCCTCGATGAGGTATGGGTGATCATCATCACACTCCTGCTGACGGGCGTGCTCTACCTGTTCTTTGCCCGGACCAAGCTTGGCGTTGCCATGCAGGCCTCGTCGCAAAACCAGCTTGCCGCCTACTACATGGGTATTCCGGTCAAGCGCATACATTCGCTGATCTGGGGCCTTTCCGGCATTGTCGCGACAATTGCCGGCATCCTCTTTGCGTCCAAGGGATCGATTGATCCGGCTGCCGGCCTTCTGGGCATCAAAGCGTTTGCGGCCGCAGTGATTGGCGGCTTCGGCAGCCTGCCCGGTGCGCTTCTTGGAGGCATTATTATCGGTCTGGTTGAACCGTTTGCCGCCAGATACATGCCTGCCGGCTATTCGCAGATTTTCCCTTATCTGATCCTGATTGTGATGCTGGTGGTAAGGCCGCATGGCATCCTCTCCCAGATCCAGACAAAAAAAGTGTGA
- a CDS encoding branched-chain amino acid ABC transporter permease: MRTVFKTSYDADIRLFKHNAQAFWYLLLFAIAIGLPFLVNDFLIGEATLVLIWAICGMGLMILVGQTGQASLGHAAFMAIGAYSNVLYQEHFSMPFLLSFPLSGLTAGVAGALIALPTTRLHGIYLAIATLAISVLAEDLIVILEPITGGVAGLFAPDIQIFGFTFNRYGNPVELYWLVLAITFVIVYLYRNLLRSPLGRSFAAVRDSEVSAKAMGVNVARTKMLAFAVSCTITGLGGALMGHFATVFTHETFNLIMSITLLLIIVVGGLGTIHGAFFGAIVFVLLPLLISFTRDGIASLTGASSITIPGLEQGIFGAILIGFILFEPMGIYGRWFKIRTYFELFPFYRKDMFRRQKSYLKTERTR, translated from the coding sequence ATGCGCACCGTTTTCAAGACCTCATACGACGCCGATATCCGGCTGTTCAAACACAATGCCCAAGCCTTCTGGTATCTGTTGCTGTTTGCGATTGCGATAGGCCTGCCGTTCCTCGTGAATGATTTCTTGATCGGGGAAGCCACACTTGTCCTGATCTGGGCGATCTGTGGCATGGGGCTTATGATCCTCGTGGGACAGACAGGACAGGCAAGCCTCGGCCATGCCGCATTTATGGCCATTGGCGCCTATTCCAACGTGCTCTATCAGGAGCATTTTTCGATGCCGTTCCTGTTGTCGTTTCCCCTCTCGGGGCTGACAGCGGGCGTGGCTGGAGCCCTGATCGCACTGCCCACGACACGCCTGCACGGTATCTATCTGGCCATTGCAACACTCGCCATCTCGGTTCTGGCCGAGGATTTGATCGTCATTCTGGAACCCATTACCGGTGGTGTGGCAGGTCTTTTTGCTCCGGATATTCAGATCTTCGGTTTCACCTTCAACCGCTATGGCAATCCGGTGGAGCTCTATTGGCTTGTGCTGGCGATCACATTTGTCATCGTCTATCTCTACCGCAACCTGTTACGGTCACCGCTCGGCCGGTCTTTCGCCGCCGTGCGTGATTCGGAGGTTTCGGCAAAGGCCATGGGCGTAAACGTCGCCCGCACAAAAATGCTGGCATTTGCGGTTTCCTGCACGATCACCGGGCTCGGCGGCGCGCTCATGGGGCATTTTGCAACGGTGTTCACCCATGAGACCTTCAACCTGATCATGTCGATCACCTTGCTGCTGATCATTGTCGTCGGCGGGCTTGGCACCATTCACGGTGCATTCTTCGGGGCAATCGTGTTTGTGCTGCTACCGCTTTTGATCTCTTTCACAAGGGACGGGATCGCTTCGTTGACAGGAGCCAGCTCAATTACAATTCCCGGCCTGGAACAGGGAATCTTCGGCGCTATCCTCATCGGCTTCATTCTGTTTGAGCCGATGGGCATCTACGGCCGCTGGTTCAAGATCCGCACCTATTTCGAGCTGTTTCCCTTCTATCGGAAGGACATGTTCCGCCGCCAGAAGAGTTACCTGAAGACGGAGCGCACACGATGA
- a CDS encoding ABC transporter ATP-binding protein, which translates to MSLLELTNVTLRFGGLVAVNDVSFNVEEGEVFALVGPNGAGKSTIFNMISRFYTPAEGDIFYQGKSILDREAHEIPQLGIARTFQNIELFEQASVLQNLLVGRHTHRRSNFLTDMIFTPFVREEERRHREAVEHVIEFLDLQAYREKMISGLPYGVRKVVEMGRALAIKPKLLLLDEPASGLSVEETQDVAFWIEDIKKVMGITVLMVEHDMHLVGAVSDRVMALADGRMLAIGTPQEVQNDPAVIEAYLGSDDTDSGEAA; encoded by the coding sequence ATGAGCCTATTGGAACTCACCAATGTCACGCTGCGTTTCGGCGGCCTTGTCGCGGTTAATGACGTATCCTTCAATGTCGAAGAAGGCGAAGTCTTTGCTCTGGTCGGACCCAATGGGGCCGGCAAGTCGACGATCTTCAACATGATCTCACGGTTCTATACACCGGCGGAAGGCGATATCTTCTATCAGGGCAAGAGTATCCTGGACCGCGAAGCGCACGAGATTCCGCAACTTGGCATCGCGCGCACCTTCCAGAATATCGAGCTGTTCGAACAGGCTTCGGTTCTGCAAAACCTTCTGGTCGGCCGCCACACGCATCGCCGGTCCAACTTTCTCACCGACATGATTTTCACACCCTTCGTGCGCGAGGAAGAACGCAGACACCGCGAAGCGGTCGAGCATGTCATCGAGTTTCTCGACCTTCAGGCCTATCGCGAAAAGATGATTTCCGGGCTGCCTTACGGCGTGCGCAAGGTTGTGGAGATGGGCCGTGCGCTGGCCATCAAACCCAAGCTGCTGCTGCTGGATGAACCTGCTTCCGGGCTGTCCGTTGAAGAAACGCAGGACGTTGCCTTCTGGATCGAGGACATCAAGAAGGTGATGGGCATTACCGTACTCATGGTTGAGCATGACATGCATCTGGTCGGTGCGGTGTCCGACCGGGTCATGGCGCTGGCGGACGGACGCATGCTCGCCATCGGAACGCCGCAGGAAGTTCAAAACGATCCGGCTGTCATTGAGGCATATCTTGGTTCCGATGACACAGACAGTGGAGAAGCCGCATGA
- a CDS encoding ABC transporter ATP-binding protein: protein MSDNTNAPLLRVDNLESFYGPIMAIRGVSLEVKEGQIVTVLGANGAGKTTLLKTISGVMDPEKGTVALQGDEIQGSAPDAVVHRGVVHVPEGREIFPILTVEENLKMGAYTRSDHEAIASDMELVYTYFPILRERRLQEAGTLSGGQQQMLAIGRGLMAKPRIMLLDEPSLGLSPLLVKEIFTIISRLNREQNVTMMLVEQNAKVALDVAHYGYVMELGRIVMSGEAEKLQQSKDIQEFYLGAQQDTQRGQRRWKQRKTWR from the coding sequence ATGAGTGACAACACAAATGCTCCGCTGCTCCGGGTCGACAATCTTGAGAGTTTCTATGGCCCGATCATGGCTATTCGGGGTGTGAGCCTGGAGGTCAAGGAGGGGCAGATCGTCACCGTTCTCGGAGCCAATGGTGCGGGCAAGACCACATTGCTAAAGACCATATCCGGCGTTATGGACCCGGAAAAGGGCACCGTCGCCCTGCAAGGGGACGAGATCCAGGGCAGCGCGCCGGATGCCGTGGTCCATCGGGGTGTCGTTCATGTGCCGGAAGGCCGTGAAATCTTCCCCATCCTGACCGTCGAAGAAAATCTGAAAATGGGTGCCTATACGCGTTCCGATCATGAAGCGATCGCCTCTGATATGGAACTGGTCTACACTTATTTTCCGATCCTGAGGGAGCGCCGGTTGCAAGAGGCAGGCACGCTTTCGGGCGGCCAACAGCAGATGCTCGCCATCGGCCGCGGCCTGATGGCCAAACCGCGCATCATGCTTCTGGACGAGCCGAGCCTCGGCCTCAGTCCTCTGCTCGTGAAAGAGATCTTCACCATCATTAGCAGGCTCAACCGGGAGCAGAATGTGACAATGATGCTGGTAGAACAGAATGCAAAGGTGGCGCTTGATGTGGCACACTATGGCTATGTGATGGAACTCGGACGTATCGTGATGAGCGGCGAGGCTGAAAAACTTCAACAATCGAAGGATATTCAAGAGTTCTATCTGGGTGCACAACAGGACACGCAGCGCGGACAGCGACGCTGGAAGCAACGCAAAACCTGGCGCTGA
- a CDS encoding AMP-dependent synthetase/ligase — protein sequence MGNMETIPPQTRVNGISVNSDLHQGPYFIDGCDTMAKLFLQRCKALGERISHREKEYGIWLSYSWNDYLEHARLIGLGLIALGLKRGEAVSILSEDNKEWVYTDLAVQCVGGISSGVYTTDSSSQLAYLVNDSDSRFLFVENDEQLDKFLSVRDEMPGLTKVIVFDREGLHDYHDERVIFIEELYDIGRVHLKKHPELFEEEIARSKPEDISILVYTSGTTGPPKGAMISNSNIMYSLSVGAYTLPALETDEQVCFLPLCHILERFISVLSPIASKSTVNFAESPETVFDNVREVSPHIFTAVPRVWEKIYSRISIMVGDATPLGRWAYSQALAAGIARAECLEDEKPVSPLLQARYRFWDAVVLRNIRRMIGLDRLRRGTTGAAPISPDLLRWFKAIGVDLFEGYGMSETAGIISLNMYGKNKIGSVGLVVPGGQVQIGEGGEIQYKAGNVFEGYWKKPEKTQEAISEDGWLKTGDVGHVDNSGYVHITGRLKDIIITAGGKNITPAEIENKLKFSPYISDAVIIGDKRKFLSCLIMIDQENVEKYAQDKRVPFGDFASLCATEEVQELIGNVVREVNDEFARVEQIKAFRLIDVLLTAEDDELTATMKLKRSFVEKKHKALIEEMYA from the coding sequence ATGGGCAATATGGAAACCATTCCACCGCAGACGCGGGTCAATGGCATCAGCGTCAACAGCGACCTCCACCAAGGTCCCTATTTTATCGACGGCTGCGACACGATGGCCAAGCTCTTCCTGCAGCGGTGCAAGGCGCTGGGCGAACGCATATCGCATCGTGAGAAGGAATACGGCATCTGGCTTTCCTATTCGTGGAACGATTACCTCGAACATGCCCGTCTGATCGGACTTGGCCTGATTGCTCTGGGGCTGAAACGAGGTGAAGCGGTCTCCATTCTTTCGGAAGACAACAAGGAGTGGGTCTATACGGACCTCGCCGTACAGTGCGTCGGTGGCATCTCATCGGGCGTTTACACCACGGATTCATCCAGTCAGCTTGCCTATCTGGTCAATGATTCCGACAGTCGCTTCCTGTTCGTCGAAAATGACGAACAGCTCGACAAGTTTCTGTCGGTGCGCGACGAGATGCCGGGTCTGACCAAGGTAATCGTCTTCGACCGGGAAGGATTGCACGACTATCACGATGAGAGGGTCATCTTTATCGAGGAACTCTACGATATCGGGCGGGTGCATCTAAAGAAACACCCTGAACTGTTTGAAGAGGAAATCGCCAGATCGAAGCCGGAGGATATCTCGATCCTGGTTTACACGTCCGGTACAACCGGACCGCCCAAAGGCGCGATGATATCAAACAGCAACATCATGTACTCGCTTTCGGTCGGCGCTTATACCCTGCCCGCCCTGGAGACGGATGAACAGGTATGCTTTTTGCCACTTTGTCATATTCTTGAACGCTTTATCTCGGTTCTCTCACCTATTGCTTCGAAATCGACCGTCAATTTTGCGGAGAGCCCGGAAACGGTGTTCGACAATGTCAGGGAGGTCAGTCCGCACATCTTCACGGCCGTTCCCCGTGTCTGGGAGAAGATCTATTCCAGAATATCGATCATGGTTGGCGATGCGACGCCGCTTGGCCGTTGGGCCTATTCGCAGGCGCTTGCGGCGGGCATTGCCCGAGCCGAATGCCTTGAGGACGAAAAACCTGTTTCGCCACTGCTTCAGGCCCGTTACCGCTTCTGGGATGCTGTGGTGCTCAGAAATATCCGGCGCATGATCGGTCTTGATCGCCTGCGTCGCGGCACCACCGGTGCGGCCCCGATTTCGCCCGACCTATTACGCTGGTTCAAGGCCATCGGCGTCGACCTCTTCGAAGGCTATGGCATGAGTGAGACCGCCGGCATTATTTCGCTCAATATGTACGGCAAGAACAAGATCGGCAGCGTCGGGCTCGTGGTGCCTGGTGGCCAGGTGCAGATCGGCGAAGGCGGGGAAATCCAGTACAAGGCCGGCAATGTGTTTGAAGGCTACTGGAAGAAGCCGGAGAAGACACAAGAGGCGATTTCCGAGGATGGATGGCTGAAGACCGGCGATGTCGGTCACGTCGACAATTCAGGTTACGTGCATATCACCGGGCGACTGAAAGACATCATCATCACCGCCGGCGGCAAGAACATCACGCCCGCGGAAATCGAGAACAAACTGAAGTTCTCGCCTTACATTTCCGACGCCGTGATCATTGGCGACAAGAGAAAGTTCCTGTCCTGTCTGATCATGATCGATCAGGAAAATGTCGAAAAATACGCGCAGGACAAACGTGTGCCGTTTGGCGATTTTGCCTCGCTATGCGCAACGGAAGAAGTCCAGGAACTCATCGGCAACGTCGTGCGGGAAGTCAATGACGAATTCGCCCGCGTTGAGCAGATCAAGGCATTCAGGCTTATCGATGTTTTGCTGACAGCCGAGGATGACGAGTTAACCGCCACCATGAAACTCAAGCGCAGTTTCGTGGAGAAAAAACATAAAGCGCTGATAGAAGAAATGTACGCCTGA
- a CDS encoding ABC transporter substrate-binding protein gives MKNLVKSMAFALAMSVALPQAFAETQGVTDTEILIGSNNDLSGIFAAFGAPAIAAAKQYFDQVNAAGGVHGRQLRLIAEDHAYQMPKAMQNINKLINSDQVFVMLLSLGTPMNIASFPLLERKGIANIGPLSAARQMVEPLEPYKFAGFSSYYDQMKAGVNYLKENNDAKVVCAMYIPSDFGKEIQEGAKDAAADLGLEYKSETTHKPDEQDFVGSLTKLKDEGCDTIATALGIRQTITALATAKKIGWDDVDFIGSSAAFHTAVAKVPGGVTEGFYAAAGWPDLGTRMDDPHVKKFVEDYQAEFGEFPGTGALLGRSSAEGLVMALEAAGPDLTSESFLKAQESLDYIDPITGVRIDYGPTDHQGGDAIIISRIDGGDWKVVGEQ, from the coding sequence ATGAAAAATCTGGTCAAATCCATGGCCTTTGCCCTGGCCATGTCTGTGGCTCTGCCACAGGCATTTGCCGAAACACAGGGTGTAACCGATACGGAAATCCTGATCGGTTCGAACAATGACCTGTCGGGAATTTTCGCTGCATTCGGCGCACCGGCAATCGCCGCGGCAAAACAGTATTTCGACCAGGTGAATGCCGCTGGGGGCGTGCATGGAAGGCAGTTGCGGCTGATTGCCGAAGATCATGCCTACCAGATGCCCAAGGCCATGCAGAACATCAACAAGCTGATCAACTCCGACCAGGTGTTCGTCATGCTGCTTTCGCTTGGCACGCCGATGAATATCGCCAGTTTCCCGCTTCTGGAGCGCAAGGGCATTGCCAATATCGGACCGCTGAGCGCCGCAAGGCAGATGGTCGAGCCTTTGGAGCCCTACAAGTTCGCCGGTTTCTCCTCGTATTACGATCAGATGAAAGCCGGTGTGAACTACCTGAAGGAAAACAACGACGCGAAAGTCGTTTGTGCCATGTATATTCCTTCGGACTTCGGCAAGGAGATTCAAGAGGGTGCCAAGGATGCCGCAGCAGACCTTGGACTTGAGTACAAGTCCGAGACAACCCATAAGCCTGATGAGCAGGATTTCGTGGGATCGCTGACCAAGCTGAAGGATGAAGGTTGCGACACGATCGCAACGGCCTTGGGTATCCGTCAAACGATTACGGCACTTGCGACCGCCAAGAAAATCGGTTGGGACGATGTTGATTTCATCGGCTCTTCAGCCGCTTTTCACACGGCAGTGGCGAAAGTGCCGGGTGGGGTGACCGAGGGCTTTTATGCCGCGGCCGGTTGGCCTGACCTTGGCACACGGATGGATGATCCGCATGTCAAGAAATTTGTCGAGGATTATCAGGCCGAATTCGGTGAGTTCCCGGGTACGGGCGCGCTACTGGGACGCTCATCGGCCGAGGGCCTCGTCATGGCGCTTGAGGCGGCCGGCCCCGATCTGACATCTGAAAGCTTCCTGAAGGCCCAGGAAAGCCTTGATTACATCGACCCGATTACCGGCGTTCGAATCGACTACGGCCCGACCGACCACCAGGGCGGTGACGCGATCATCATATCGCGTATTGACGGCGGCGACTGGAAGGTTGTCGGCGAACAGTAA